In Saccharomycodes ludwigii strain NBRC 1722 chromosome III, whole genome shotgun sequence, one DNA window encodes the following:
- the PHM7 gene encoding Phm7p (similar to Saccharomyces cerevisiae YOL084W | PHM7 | PHosphate Metabolism) has product MPSSSSTSAFVTTLIFNGIIASVFFTVFIKLGPKEKRVYRPRSLETVQIIRKEEHTEEPPPGFFGWILYLLTKPHSFLIQHASIDGYFFLRYMRIFGGLSILGCFLLLPILVPVNSTNGYNLQGFEIMSFSNVINKNRFFAHVFLSWIYFGLIIFVIYKELYYYVTFRQALQTTPLYDGLLSSRTIILTGINEKTISQEGDISSKFPNANNIIFNRNYTKLSKLCKERNKTANKLENILNKVIRKSCKIHNKWSQKGILDKKLKERGGNADDFETYIGKRPSHKIDNKILKFIPVPFFMGKSVDSIGYFSKKLFQLNKEISSKQKSEDLATNFQRGGSCFIEFKTQYDAQKAYQGITSKNKELSAGKNHDFDQALIGYSSQDIVWDNIDTTKAERYYRRIIGNIILCLMIIFWAVPVAVIGCISNINFLTDRVPFLRFINNMPDVIMGIITGLLPTILLALLMSLVPIFVRAIGRFSKLLTKQEIEKHCQNWYYAFQVIQVFLVTTTTSSASSTVDSIINQPNSAMSLLAQNLPKSANFYIFYFILQGLTVPTGNLSQIPNLLLSKILGRALDKTPRKKWTRYNKLPQPNWGVVYPVIELLIIIYICYSLVAPIILIFSTLCLCTMYLAYLYNLNYVFRFQFNSRGENYVTGLYQVFVGLYLAEICLIGLFVMAKSWGPVVLEAFFLGLTVLCHLWFQKRFLPLINVVPVSYISYCRGNCEYPTYKDQGLRENKETAKDFCETLELQNSCCGGKIQPVTEDDLRKAHYLPENDSSSSNTSLFKDDNKTKDGYDLAMARDSTTLHSLNLQKKNSTITDNSTAKSAANSKKKSTFFEEKDFGDLHKLHYADVRGKVTNPFESIKHEASGENTGEEQDLSKFTDLSTNTNTNGIFTTVRNFFRPDKLYTFNVVRQSLPGIFNYRVKYSNDIGRNNYVAPCVQEDMPVIWLAKDPYGMSDKQIIYGQFNNIDIRNDGAGFDETSWDFVYTRNPPNFKKDQYV; this is encoded by the coding sequence atgccttcttcttcttctactTCAGCTTTTGTCACAactcttatttttaatgggATTATAGCCTCGGTTTTCTTTACAGTGTTTATAAAGCTAGGAcccaaagaaaaaagggtTTATCGGCCAAGAAGTTTAGAAACAGTGCAAATaattagaaaagaagaGCATACAGAAGAGCCACCCCCTGGATTTTTCGGATggattttatatttgttgaCTAAACCGCAttcctttttaattcaacATGCCAGTATCGATGgctatttctttttaagaTATATGAGGATATTTGGCGGTTTATCTATACTAGGGTGTTTCTTGCTATTGCCAATTTTGGTCCCTGTGAATTCTACTAATGGCTATAACTTACAAGGATTTGAAATTATGTCATTTTCTAAcgtaataaacaaaaacagaTTTTTTGCACATGTGTTTTTATCTTGGATTTATTTTGGATTGATTATTTTCGTTATTTATAAAGAGTTATATTATTACGTTACATTTAGACAAGCTTTACAGACTACCCCACTTTATGACGGATTATTATCATCCAGAACCATAATATTAACCGGTATCAACGAAAAAACTATAAGCCAAGAGGGGGATATTTCCAGCAAATTCCCAAATGCAAATAACATCATATTTAATAGAAATTATACCAAATTATCCAAGTTGTGTAAAGAACGTAACAAGACTGCcaataaattggaaaatattttaaataaagttattaGGAAATCATGCAAGATCCACAATAAATGGTCTCAAAAGGGCATTTtagacaaaaaattaaaggaaaGAGGTGGTAATGCTGATGATTTCGAAACTTATATAGGCAAAAGACCTAGCCATAAAAtcgataataaaattttaaaatttataccTGTGCCATTTTTTATGGGCAAAAGTGTTGATTCTATTGGTTATTTcagtaaaaaattattccagttaaataaagaaatttcCTCTAAGCAAAAATCTGAAGATTTAGCCACCAATTTTCAACGCGGAGGCTCCTGCTTTATTGAGTTTAAAACACAATACGATGCTCAGAAAGCTTACCAAGGCATaacaagtaaaaataaggaACTCAGTGCTGGAAAAAATCATGATTTTGACCAGGCTTTGATTGGATATTCTTCACAAGATATTGTGTGGGATAACATTGACACCACTAAAGCTGAAAGGTATTACAGGAGAATAATaggaaatattattttgtgtTTGATGATTATATTTTGGGCTGTCCCAGTGGCAGTTATTGGTTGTATTTCaaatatcaattttttgaCAGATAGAGTACCATTTTTgagatttattaataatatgcCAGATGTAATAATGGGTATTATCACCGGTCTATTACCAACTATTTTATTGGCTTTGTTAATGTCATTGGTTCCCATATTTGTTAGGGCGATTGGAAGATTTAGTAAATTGTTGACTaaacaagaaattgaaaagcATTGTCAAAATTGGTATTATGCTTTTCAAGTCATTCAGGTGTTTTTAGTCACCACTACTACATCTTCAGCATCAAGTACTGTCGATTCAATTATCAACCAACCTAACTCAGCAATGTCTTTGTTAGCCCAAAATCTACCCAAATCTGCaaatttttacattttttattttattctacAAGGTTTAACTGTCCCCACTGGTAACTTGTCACAAATTCCCAATTTACTACTAAGTAAGATATTAGGAAGAGCTTTAGATAAAAcaccaagaaaaaaatggacACGGTATAATAAATTACCGCAACCCAATTGGGGTGTAGTCTATCCTGTTATTGAATTGttgattataatttatatctGTTATTCCTTGGTGGCaccaattattttaattttcagCACACTTTGTTTGTGCACAATGTATTTGGCTTATTTAtacaatttaaattatgtATTTAGATTTCAGTTTAATTCCAGGGGAGAAAATTATGTAACTGGATTATACCAGGTGTTTGTTGGATTATATTTGGCTGAGATTTGTTTAATCGGTTTGTTTGTTATGGCTAAAAGTTGGGGCCCCGTTGTTTTAGAAGCTTTCTTTTTGGGTTTAACTGTTTTATGTCATTTATGGTttcaaaaaagatttttgcCGCTTATTAATGTAGTGCCAGTAAGTTATATCAGCTATTGCAGAGGAAATTGTGAATATCCCACTTATAAGGACCAAGGTTTACGCGAAAACAAAGAAACTGCAAAAGATTTTTGTGAAACACTTGAACTCCAAAATAGTTGTTGTGGTGGTAAAATACAACCTGTTACTGAGGATGACTTGAGAAAAGCTCATTACTTACCTGAAAATGACAGTAGCAGTTCTAACACCAGCCTTTTTAaggatgataataaaacaaaagatgGTTATGATCTTGCCATGGCTAGAGACAGCACTACTTTGCACTCGTTAAacttacaaaaaaaaaacagtacAATTACTGATAATAGTACTGCAAAAAGTGCTGCTaacagtaaaaaaaaatcgactttttttgaagaaaagGATTTTGGTGACTTGCATAAGCTACATTATGCAGATGTTAGGGGTAAAGTTACTAATCCCTTTGAATCGATCAAACATGAAGCTTCAGGGGAAAACACAGGCGAAGAACAGGATTTAAGCAAATTTACTGATTTATcaacaaatacaaatacaAACGGTATATTTACCACAGTCAGAAATTTCTTTCGTCCTGACAAATTATATACCTTTAACGTTGTTCGCCAGAGTTTGCCAGGTATTTTCAATTATAGGGTTAAATATAGTAACGATATAGGAAGAAATAATTATGTGGCTCCTTGTGTACAAGAAGACATGCCTGTCATATGGTTAGCTAAGGATCCCTACGGTATGTCTgataaacaaattatataCGGCCAATTTAACAATATTGATATTAGAAATGATGGCGCAGGGTTTGATGAAACATCCTGGGATTTTGTATACACTAGAAATCCTcctaattttaaaaaggatcaatatgtttaa
- the GRX8 gene encoding glutathione-disulfide reductase GRX8 (similar to Saccharomyces cerevisiae YLR364W | GRX8 | GlutaRedoXin) codes for MSSTKYVNIARNLVQKHKFFQLTASWCPDCRYTNNIWKTFNVQNKIQSLEIAPMDRIEADNYREAFSIVAGGIRNLPTVFVNGKYWCTEKELHSWESNGTLKQEFEKVGLL; via the coding sequence atgTCTAGTACCAAATACGTCAACATTGCTCGTAACTTAGTTCAAAAACATAAGTTTTTCCAATTAACGGCCTCCTGGTGTCCGGATTGTAGgtatactaataatatttggaAAACTTTCAATgtccaaaataaaattcaatCTCTAGAAATTGCTCCTATGGACAGAATCGAAGCCGATAACTACAGAGAGGCCTTTTCCATCGTAGCAGGTGGTATTAGAAATTTACCAACTGTTTTTGTCAATGGTAAATACTGGTGCACTGAGAAAGAATTGCACTCTTGGGAAAGTAATGGTACATTAAAACAAGAATTTGAGAAAGTAGGCTTGTTATAA
- the VHT1 gene encoding Vht1p (similar to Saccharomyces cerevisiae YGR065C | VHT1 | Vitamin H Transporter), protein MTGTSRFWRFIPHLREIPDDENYEITTTVTDTAAAAATGNAATGTVATDALKDECINVVNKTYTNSGSELDCRDEGIEIEESNTSTNINNEKEQEIQDIVTVQKTSESGMNPMTISTNNENDKVVVLEKNIPYELRDENGRKWWNFFNEFEYRVNKEYLTSSKWYKFLYPNHATHSPKERTLLYKLDICIGLYFLMLCWSKSLDTNNYTNAYVSGMKKDLNMKGNDYINTSSIASVGAIVLQIPFMYFLPRYPAHIILPLMDFGWTWFTFACYRVKSLPELRAYRFILSAFGSAYYPVSQYILGCWYAPDEISSRVFLFFCGQLLGGVTSGLLQARIYTSLNGVHGLAGWRWMFLINAIAISLPTAIIGFFLIPGTPTKCFSLILTDEEIKIARARNRRNQIKDGTTNKSHLSDFWSWNKTWKKVFLTPTFWVLCVFDTCSWNNMTAFSGSYTLWLDSNPSYSIARVNNLSVIPACLGFAYVALCAFGADLFHCKWVFIVFSNIMNIISCSILIKWDVSSGAKWFAFLITYFSVAPSPCLWSFINDFLRLDPQIKAITWICIYSFSQSTYAWIPTLAWQTVESPKFRTGYIVSLIFTIIYGLWTFVVLFFYKKNEKKRALGNGIILYDSSKEDVPAYVSNLMVKRGDYYYVKDEQ, encoded by the coding sequence ATGACTGGTACTAGTAGGTTTTGGAGATTCATTCCACACTTAAGAGAAATCCctgatgatgaaaattaTGAGATTACCACCACTGTTACAGAtactgctgctgctgctgccaCAGGTAATGCTGCTACAGGTACTGTTGCTACAGATGCTCTTAAAGATGAATGTATTAATGTCGTCAATAAAACATATACCAACTCTGGTTCGGAATTGGATTGCAGAGATGAAGGCATAGAAATTGAAGAAAGCAACACCAGCACCAATATCAACAATGAAAAAGAGCAAGAAATTCAAGACATTGTCACCGTTCAAAAAACGTCAGAAAGCGGCATGAACCCTATGACTATTAGCACCAACAATGAAAATGACAAAGTTGTCGtcttggaaaaaaatattcctTATGAACTAAGAGATGAAAATGGTAGAAAATGGTGGAATTTTTTCAACGAGTTCGAATACCGTGTTAATAAAGAGTATTTAACAAGTAGTAAATGGTATAAGTTTCTATATCCAAACCATGCTACTCATTCCCCAAAAGAGCGTACGTTGCTTTATAAATTAGACATCTGTATTGGTCTATATTTCTTGATGTTGTGTTGGTCCAAATCGTTGGATACCAATAACTACACCAATGCTTATGTTTCTGGtatgaaaaaagatttgaatATGAAAGGTAATGACTATATTAATACAAGCAGTATCGCTAGTGTTGGTGCTATTGTCTTGCAAATACCatttatgtattttttgCCACGCTACCCTGCTCATATCATTTTACCCTTGATGGATTTCGGTTGGACTTGGTTTACATTTGCCTGTTACAGGGTTAAATCGTTGCCTGAGCTAAGAGCTTATCGTTTTATATTAAGTGCATTTGGTTCTGCCTATTACCCTGTTTCGCAATATATTTTAGGTTGTTGGTACGCACCCGATGAAATAAGTTCGAGAGTCttcttatttttctgtGGTCAATTACTAGGTGGAGTTACTAGTGGGTTATTACAAGCACGTATCTACACCTCATTAAATGGTGTTCACGGATTGGCTGGCTGGAGATGGATGTTTTTAATCAATGCTATTGCCATTTCTTTACCAACCGCGATAATTGGGTTTTTCTTAATTCCGGGCACACCAACCAAATGTTTTTCACTAATCTTGACAGATGAAGAGATTAAAATAGCTCGTGCAAGAAATAGAAGAAACCAAATTAAAGATGGGACTACTAATAAATCACACTTATCCGATTTTTGGTCATGGAACAAAACTTGGAAAAAAGTGTTTTTAACCCCAACATTTTGGGTACTATGTGTTTTTGATACGTGTTCGTGGAATAACATGACTGCATTCAGCGGCAGTTACACCTTATGGTTGGATTCTAACCCAAGTTATTCGATTGCCAGAGTTAATAACTTAAGTGTTATTCCAGCGTGTTTAGGTTTTGCCTATGTTGCTCTTTGTGCATTCGGTGCAGATTTATTCCATTGTAAATGggtatttattgttttctccaatattatgaatattataTCGTGTTCTATATTGATTAAATGGGACGTTAGTTCAGGGGCCAAATGGTTTGCATTTTTAATCACCTATTTTTCGGTTGCTCCTTCTCCATGTTTATGGTCCtttattaatgattttttaagaTTGGATCCACAAATTAAGGCAATTACCTGGATTTGTATATATTCATTTTCACAGTCTACCTATGCTTGGATTCCAACTTTGGCTTGGCAGACCGTTGAATCGCCTAAGTTTAGGACAGGTTATATTGTTAGTTTGATTTTCACCATAATCTATGGATTATGGacatttgttgttttattcttttataaaaaaaatgagaaaaaaagggcTTTGGGTAACGGTATCATATTGTATGATAGTAGTAAAGAAGATGTTCCAGCTTATGTCAGTAATTTAATGGTTAAAAGAGGTGATTACTATTATGTTAAAGACGAGcaataa
- the SOK1 gene encoding Sok1p (similar to Saccharomyces cerevisiae YDR006C | SOK1 | Suppressor Of Kinase), translated as MNGYTENNRKKSLLNGLKQAILLNDEKIPYPSSSSSSSLSVSSSVKHRLKTLKQINEIYPIMSNNAIINPGAVIPSLDMPLEVRARYIKESFGVSLDATRNTTAFIKNARQQKEIDIPLPPINLDCLKEIDLTEIVKNPQLRHDIIFDPMLQFRPNMDGERGLKKRKISEKYWNDVSIEISVYLENSKLFDINANRLVPLFNSLKEILISLVPEKDIQNISLVLDTDLIIQQFLNKSLNISDFADWLTQLFKSHCAPMRDIWVDSINKSFKDAEATNSINKLIDSFKSVFQLLEAMKLDIANHQIRILRPALISNAIEFERQYFHTLMASKRINLRNSLEWFSTKYTENFNKSDHKLSPYPLIPDCYNVCAKSIIQLLSCRKMVKEFPLALSFDHTRLTLLRADIRQIVCLLVCRLLFKQMVINETSIGTTANSSIENRMERDYIFQQYTNKNLRDDIISIITDQHGNCRWTKNTMSISIHLCKKIAELRTDYALHVEARKGKRDFVREVSPTNYINVVKTNNVSNGRTPTNIQLDRSKIEFAKSWLSKQTQPLSEVYTVLETRVFNYLQDTIIKRSHITEDGQVNQDFINLVGADEQHQAQINGISTDGSITITRGSNVVNNTTTTDAESVTNSNKNKNGFDRDKEDKIQSDITNPNGVNKDNSNITGFMKNSFELEEVDALCTNLYIVINLHWSVFGFYYVDYVRQKLKKMFQAKEGAKGENDNDSAGAEIKVLLGDNK; from the coding sequence atgaACGGGTATACCGAAAATAACAGGAAGAAATCACTGCTTAATGGGTTGAAACAAGCTATTCTTTTAAACGATGAAAAGATACCATAtccttcttcctcttcttcctcttcccTTTCTGTTTCATCCTCAGTGAAACATAGGCtgaaaactttaaaacaaataaacgAAATATATCCCATAATGAGTAATAATGCTATTATAAACCCCGGTGCCGTAATACCCAGCTTAGATATGCCGTTAGAAGTCAGAGCtagatatataaaagaatcTTTTGGGGTTAGTTTAGATGCTACCAGAAATACGACTGCTTTTATTAAGAATGCTAGGCAACAGAAAGAAATTGATATTCCTTTACCTCCAATTAATTTAGACTGTCTAAAAGAAATAGATTTAACAGAAATAGTGAAAAACCCTCAATTACGACACGATATAATATTTGACCCAATGCTACAATTTAGGCCCAATATGGATGGAGAAAGAGggttgaaaaaaaggaaaattaGTGAGAAATATTGGAATGATGTATCTATTGAGATATCTGTTTATCTGGAAAATTCTAAACTTTTTGATATAAATGCAAACCGTTTAGTGCCATTATTTAATTCCCTAAAGGAGATCTTAATAAGCTTGGTTCCAGAAAAAGATATTCAGAATATTTCGCTGGTTTTGGATACAGACTTAATTattcaacaatttttaaacaagTCGCTAAATATTTCTGATTTTGCCGACTGGTTAACTCAGTTATTTAAATCACATTGTGCACCAATGCGGGATATCTGGGTGGATTCGATCAACAAGTCATTTAAGGATGCAGAGGCGACAAATTCTATCAACAAACTAATTGATTCGTTTAAGTCTGTTTTCCAATTGTTAGAAGCAATGAAGTTGGACATTGCGAACCACCAAATACGTATTTTAAGACCGGCTTTAATTAGTAACGCTATTGAATTTGAAAGACAATATTTTCATACTTTGATGGCTTCAAAAAGGATAAATTTAAGAAATTCACTGGAATGGTTTTCTACCAAATATAcagaaaattttaataaaagcgACCATAAGCTGTCACCGTACCCGCTAATACCGGATTGCTATAATGTCTGTGCTAAAAGTATTATTCAGCTATTATCATGTAGGAAAATGGTTAAAGAATTTCCACTCGCATTATCATTTGATCACACAAGATTAACTCTACTAAGGGCTGATATACGTCAGATCGTATGCTTATTAGTTTGTaggttattatttaaacaaaTGGTGATCAATGAAACCAGTATCGGGACTACCGCTAATAGCAGCATAGAGAATAGAATGGAAAGAgattatatatttcaacAGTATACGAATAAGAATTTAAGGGATGATATAATTAGCATTATTACTGATCAGCATGGGAATTGTAGGTGGACTAAAAATACAATGTCTATTTCTATTCATctatgtaaaaaaatagctgAATTGAGGACTGATTATGCGCTTCATGTTGAGGcaagaaaaggaaagagaGATTTTGTTAGGGAGGTGTCGCCaacaaattatattaatgTTGTTAAAACTAATAATGTTTCCAATGGTAGGACCCCTACCAACATCCAGTTGGATAGGAGTAAGATTGAATTTGCTAAATCATGGTTATCAAAGCAAACCCAGCCATTAAGTGAGGTTTACACGGTTTTAGAAACACGTGTTTTCAACTATTTACAAGACACAATCATAAAAAGATCACACATAACTGAGGATGGTCAGGTTAACCAAGATTTTATAAACTTGGTTGGCGCAGATGAGCAACATCAGGCACAAATTAATGGGATCAGCACTGATGGaagtattactattaccagGGGATCAAATGTGGTAAATAATACAACAACTACTGACGCTGAATCCGTTACAAAtagcaataaaaataaaaatggttttGATAGAGATAAAGAAGATAAAATTCAATCAGATATCACCAATCCTAATGGTGTCAACAAGGACAATAGCAACATTACTGGGTTTATGAAGAATTCATTTGAATTAGAGGAGGTTGATGCACTGTGTACTAATTTATACATTGTGATTAATTTACATTGGTCTGtttttggattttattatgttGATTATGTGAGacaaaaattgaaaaaaatgtttcaaGCGAAGGAAGGAGCAAAGGGGGAGAATGACAATGATAGCGCTGGTGCTGAAATAAAGGTACTACTTGGCGATAATAAATGA
- the HHT1 gene encoding histone H3 (similar to Saccharomyces cerevisiae YBR010W | HHT1 | Histone H Three) — translation MARTKQTARKSTGGKAPRKQLASKAARKSAPSTGGVKKPHRYKPGTVALREIRRFQKSTELLIRKLPFQRLVREIAQDFKTDLRFQSSAIGALQESVEAYLVSLFEDTNLAAIHAKRVTIQKKDIKLARRLRGERS, via the coding sequence ATGGCTAGAACTAAACAAACAGCTAGAAAATCTACCGGTGGTAAAGCCCCAAGAAAACAATTAGCCTCAAAGGCCGCCAGAAAATCTGCTCCATCCACTGGTGGTGTTAAGAAACCACATAGATATAAGCCAGGTACTGTTGCCTTGAGAGAAATTAGAAGATTTCAAAAATCTACTGAATTGTTGATTAGAAAATTACCTTTCCAAAGATTAGTTAGAGAAATTGCTCAAGACTTTAAAACCGACTTGAGATTTCAATCCTCCGCCATCGGTGCTTTGCAAGAATCTGTAGAAGCTTATTTGGTTTCTCTTTTTGAAGATACTAACTTGGCCGCTATTCACGCCAAGCGTGTTACTATCCAAAAGaaagatattaaattgGCTAGAAGATTAAGAGGTGAAAGATCTTAA
- the HHF1 gene encoding histone H4 (similar to Saccharomyces cerevisiae YBR009C | HHF1 | Histone H Four): MSGRGKGGKGLGKGGAKRHRKILRDNIQGITKPAIRRLARRGGVKRISGLIYEEVRAVLKSFLESVIRDAVTYTEHAKRKTVTSLDVVYALKRQGRTLYGFGG; encoded by the coding sequence atgtCTGGTAGAGGTAAAGGTGGTAAAGGTTTAGGTAAAGGTGGTGCTAAACGTCACAGAAAGATTTTGAGAGATAACATTCAAGGTATAACCAAACCAGCTATCAGAAGATTAGCTAGAAGAGGTGGTGTGAAACGTATTTCTGGTTTGATATATGAAGAAGTTAGAGCTGTTTTGAAGAGTTTCTTGGAATCTGTTATCAGAGATGCTGTCACTTATACTGAACATGCCAAGAGAAAGACTGTTACTTCCTTGGATGTTGTTTATGCTTTGAAGAGGCAAGGTAGAACCTTATATGGTTTTGGTGGTTGA